A genome region from Hemitrygon akajei chromosome 14, sHemAka1.3, whole genome shotgun sequence includes the following:
- the LOC140738612 gene encoding uncharacterized protein, with the protein MTPWKTLIWVGVMLLGKAPMAEAGRGGDACGANIILNADPHTGRTFQFDLCDVINCWGDKKAWTGYNVYMCPFTLGYPNPWVKECSAWINVWWWTGPDQSWLDNRPNNRGSSKPYYEFKRKVSLYRGSVWGRKQGVNPLILTLKEEIHNPFSMKGWSSQTCSTRRGSEVREHGAGGVLYLIIRADVTGRDPWGIIRINLGTHTDPGLGPTASPVLVKSSDTNKITPREYIAIETGYVEANAWVDRVVQYTTQAAIGDCWVCATGKPTLIMSPSPFEEGNDTFRCALELMSLTNPSAGCKSWETYFPMAPANVTPPAFRVDPIRNITCVINLSPSDQPYRVGNLPDSACSTWISLTGTENATMLTVSRADLWWYCGKRVLYNWLPVNWEGTCTLITLNVPLFIAAKNPGDYTLNPIPDEIGRWYRNKRALTERGERNPDGIWIDAIG; encoded by the coding sequence ATGACGCCATGGAAAACCCTGATATGGGTAGGAGTAATGCTCCTAGGTAAGGCGCCGATGGCCGaagcgggaaggggaggagatGCGTGCGGAGCGAACATCATCCTTAATGCGGACCCTCATACAGGTAGGACATTCCAGTTCGACCTGTGCGATGTGATCAACTGTTGGGGCGACAAGAAAGCCTGGACTGGGTATAATGTCTACATGTGTCCATTCACCTTGGGATACCCGAACCCATGGGTAAAGGAGTGTAGCGCATGGATAAATGTATGGTGGTGGACAGGCCCAGACCAGTCCTGGCTGGATAATAGGCCAAACAATCGAGGGTCCTCCAAACCCTACTATGAGTTTAAGAGGAAGGTGAGCCTTTACAGGGGCTCTGTTTGGGGAAGAAAGCAGGGAGTGAACCCGTTAATCCTGACACTCAAGGAAGAAATACACAACCCTTTTAGTATGAAGGGATGGTCGTCACAGACCTGCTCCACTCGTcgcgggtcagaggtcagggagcATGGGGCGGGGGGCGTGCTCTATCTGATCATAAGGGCGGACGTGACAGGCCGAGACCCATGGGGAATTATCCGGATCAATCTGGGAACCCACACAGACCCAGGATTGGGTCCCACAGCCAGCCCTGTTCTGGTAAAGAGTTCGGACACGAATAAGATAACTCCCCGGGAGTATATTGCAATTGAGACAGGGTACGTGGAAGCAAACGCCTGGGTTGACCGAGTGGTCCAATACACCACCCAGGCAGCGATAGGGGACTGCTGGGTATGTGCTACGGGGAAACCCACACTCATCATGAGTCCCAGCCCCTTCGAGGAAGGAAATGACACCTTCCGTTGCGCCCTCGAACTCATGTCACTAACCAACCCCTCTGCCGGGTGTAAGTCCTGGGAAACCTATTTCCCCATGGCCCCGGCCAATGTGACCCCACCAGCCTTTAGGGTGGACCCGATCAGGAACATCACTTGCGTTATTAACCTGTCCCCGTCGGATCAGCCCTACAGAGTGGGCAACCTACCTGACAGTGCGTGTTCTACCTGGATCAGTCTTACTGGCACCGAAAACgccaccatgctgactgtcagcaGAGCGGACCTCTGGTGGTACTGTGGGAAACGGGTCCTATATAATTGGCTACCTGTAAACTGGGAGGGGACCTGCACCCTGATCACTCTAAATGTACCTCTTTTCATTGCGGCAAAGAATCCAGGGGACTACACCCTCAACCCAATCCCTGATGAAATCGGGAGGTGGTATAGGAACAAGAGGGCGCTCACTGAAAGGGGGGAAAGGAACCCCGATGGGATATGGATCGATGCTATCGGTTAG